In Wenyingzhuangia fucanilytica, the following are encoded in one genomic region:
- the clpP gene encoding ATP-dependent Clp endopeptidase proteolytic subunit ClpP, with translation MDFGKEFEKYATKHHGISSTHYDKIVSSVTPYIMEERQLNITQMDVFSRLMMDRIIFLGTGINDQVANIIQAQLLFLESVDATKDISIYINSPGGGVYAGLGIYDTMQFIKPDVATICTGMAASMGAVLMCAGAEGKRSALPHSRVMIHQPLGGAQGQATDMEITVREINKLKQELYTIISNHSGQPFEKVSQDSDRDYWMKAEEAKAYGMVDEILTRK, from the coding sequence ATGGATTTCGGAAAAGAATTTGAAAAATACGCTACTAAGCACCACGGTATTAGTAGTACGCATTACGATAAAATAGTGAGTTCAGTAACGCCATATATTATGGAAGAACGTCAGTTAAACATCACACAAATGGATGTTTTCTCTCGTTTAATGATGGATAGAATTATTTTTTTAGGAACAGGAATTAACGATCAGGTAGCTAATATCATTCAAGCACAATTGTTGTTTTTAGAATCTGTAGATGCCACAAAAGATATTTCAATTTACATTAACTCTCCAGGAGGAGGTGTTTATGCAGGTTTAGGTATTTATGATACTATGCAATTTATCAAGCCAGATGTAGCAACTATTTGTACAGGTATGGCTGCAAGTATGGGAGCAGTGTTGATGTGTGCAGGAGCAGAAGGAAAACGTTCTGCATTGCCTCATTCTCGTGTTATGATTCACCAACCATTAGGAGGTGCGCAAGGACAAGCTACGGATATGGAAATTACTGTAAGAGAAATTAACAAATTAAAGCAAGAGTTATATACTATTATTTCTAATCACTCAGGTCAACCTTTTGAAAAAGTTTCTCAAGATTCTGACAGAGATTATTGGATGAAAGCCGAAGAAGCTAAAGCTTACGGTATGGTAGATGAAATTCTTACAAGAAAATAA
- the clpX gene encoding ATP-dependent Clp protease ATP-binding subunit ClpX, whose product MSKEGMECSFCGRKKEETNLLIAGVDAHICDSCVSQAYGILSEEIEEESTSKNSDLVVKKPREIKEFLDQYIIGQDQTKKTMAVAVYNHYKRLTQPDTSSEEVEIEKSNMVLVGDTGTGKTLIAKTIAKMLNVPFSIVDATVLTQAGYVGEDVESILSRLLQAADYDVESAERGIVFIDEIDKIARKGDNPSITRDVSGEGVQQALLKLLEGTVVNVAPKGGRKHPDQKFIEVNTKNILFIAGGAFAGIQRNISKRLNRQAVGFGASLSEDRVDDKNLLQYIIPTDLKNFGLIPEIIGRLPVLSYMNPLDATALRAILTEPKNSLIKQYTKLFQMDGIEFTVDEEALNYIVEKAIEYKLGARGLRSLCEAIFTDAMFDMPSTDETSFEVTRAYAESKLSSTMLKQLKQAS is encoded by the coding sequence ATGTCAAAAGAAGGAATGGAGTGCTCATTTTGTGGGCGTAAGAAGGAAGAAACAAACTTGTTAATTGCAGGAGTGGATGCACACATTTGTGATAGTTGTGTCTCTCAAGCTTATGGAATATTATCAGAAGAAATAGAAGAGGAATCTACTAGTAAAAATTCTGATTTAGTGGTAAAAAAGCCAAGAGAAATTAAAGAGTTCTTAGATCAATACATTATTGGACAAGATCAAACTAAAAAGACCATGGCAGTGGCGGTTTATAACCACTACAAAAGATTAACACAGCCAGATACTTCAAGTGAAGAGGTAGAAATAGAAAAAAGTAACATGGTTTTGGTAGGTGATACCGGAACAGGAAAAACATTAATTGCAAAAACCATTGCAAAAATGTTAAATGTACCTTTTTCTATTGTAGATGCTACAGTGTTAACGCAGGCAGGATATGTAGGGGAAGATGTTGAAAGTATTTTAAGTAGATTGCTACAAGCTGCAGATTACGATGTAGAAAGTGCAGAACGTGGAATTGTATTTATTGATGAAATTGATAAAATTGCTCGTAAAGGAGATAATCCATCAATTACACGTGATGTTTCTGGTGAAGGAGTACAGCAAGCCTTGTTAAAATTATTAGAAGGAACAGTGGTAAACGTTGCTCCTAAAGGAGGGCGTAAACATCCAGATCAAAAATTTATAGAGGTTAACACTAAAAATATTCTATTTATTGCAGGAGGAGCTTTTGCAGGAATCCAACGTAATATTAGTAAACGTTTAAATAGACAAGCTGTTGGTTTTGGAGCTTCTTTAAGCGAAGATAGAGTGGATGATAAAAACTTATTACAGTACATTATTCCAACGGATTTAAAAAACTTTGGATTGATTCCTGAAATCATTGGTCGTTTACCAGTGTTGAGTTATATGAATCCTTTAGATGCTACAGCTTTACGCGCTATTTTAACCGAGCCTAAAAACTCATTAATTAAGCAATACACCAAATTATTCCAAATGGATGGTATTGAGTTTACGGTTGATGAAGAGGCTTTAAACTATATTGTAGAAAAAGCAATTGAGTATAAACTTGGAGCCAGAGGATTAAGATCTTTATGCGAGGCTATTTTTACAGATGCCATGTTTGATATGCCAAGTACTGATGAAACTTCTTTTGAAGTTACTAGAGCATATGCAGAAAGTAAATTAAGTAGTACCATGTTAAAGCAATTAAAACAAGCTTCGTAA
- a CDS encoding VOC family protein — translation MATVNTYLNFNGNCEEAFNFYKSIFGGEFNYVGRFSEMPEGGGFEVPESYKNKIMHIGLSIGNTLLMGSDTIEGDWAPPFIQGNNFSISIHTDSKEEADKLFKNLSVGGQITMPMDDTFWGDYFGMFTDKFGINWMVNFALKE, via the coding sequence ATGGCAACAGTAAACACGTATTTAAATTTTAACGGAAATTGTGAAGAAGCTTTTAATTTTTACAAATCCATATTTGGCGGAGAATTCAACTATGTTGGAAGATTTAGCGAAATGCCCGAAGGTGGTGGATTTGAAGTACCAGAATCTTACAAAAACAAAATTATGCACATTGGCTTGTCCATTGGAAACACCCTTTTAATGGGTAGTGATACTATTGAAGGCGATTGGGCTCCTCCTTTTATACAAGGAAATAATTTTTCTATATCAATTCACACTGATAGTAAAGAAGAAGCAGACAAACTATTTAAAAACCTATCTGTTGGAGGACAAATAACCATGCCGATGGATGATACTTTTTGGGGAGATTATTTTGGAATGTTTACTGATAAATTTGGAATCAATTGGATGGTGAATTTTGCTTTAAAAGAATAA
- the dnaG gene encoding DNA primase, with product MISRETIDRVFETARVEEVIGEFVTLKKSGSSFKGLSPFVDEKSPSFMVSPVKGIWKDFSTGKGGNAISFLMEHEHYSYPEAIRYLANKYNIVIEETEQSDEQKEAADERESMYLVSKYAQDYFHKTMLNTQKGKAIGLSYFKERGFTQEMIETFQLGYCLDEWTAFTDSALKDGYDLQYLESTGVTIVKEGGKQFDRFKGRVMFPIHSMSGRVLGFGGRILTNDKKAAKYLNSPESEIYHKSKILYGIYQAKKTISKEDNCYLVEGYTDVISMYQSGITNVVASSGTALTPDQIRLVKRLTPNMTVLFDGDAAGLRASVRGIDLILEQGMNVKVVTFPDGDDPDSFAKKKTTAELKEYLESNQQDFISFKVSLLMEEAQNDPIKKAGLIRDIVMSISKIPDSIKQEVYIQECSRMMDISETVLFNELAQMLDKKAREVERKPASAPRMRVASSSNKEKTAQQSQSGNDMPDDAAFNEMMMAQEGQKPTSSNKNISNQPATPKGINTLDLYEREIIQILLLYGNHEVNFIDWVEDHDKHGKVIMVKEEYTNTVAHELYLQLQDDEIEFTNPLFLRIYKEISYQINQEEKLAVERLTSHEDSEIASEVTNILMDDERYVLSDWASKEIEVAQKTDVLQKLVQDAILNLRRVLIELKVKELMQDVADEENRIEALQEVMNYTQLKALLFDKLHRVL from the coding sequence TTGATTTCAAGAGAAACCATAGATCGTGTTTTTGAAACTGCTCGTGTAGAGGAGGTGATTGGTGAGTTTGTAACCTTAAAAAAATCTGGAAGTAGTTTTAAGGGTTTATCTCCCTTTGTAGATGAAAAATCACCGTCTTTTATGGTCTCTCCTGTAAAAGGAATTTGGAAAGATTTTAGTACAGGTAAAGGAGGAAATGCTATTTCTTTTTTAATGGAACACGAGCATTATTCTTATCCAGAAGCCATTCGTTATTTAGCCAATAAGTACAATATTGTTATAGAAGAAACCGAACAGTCTGACGAGCAAAAAGAAGCGGCAGATGAACGTGAAAGTATGTACTTGGTTTCTAAATATGCACAAGATTACTTTCATAAAACCATGCTCAATACCCAAAAAGGAAAGGCTATTGGGTTAAGTTATTTTAAAGAACGTGGTTTTACCCAAGAAATGATAGAAACTTTTCAGCTTGGGTATTGTTTAGATGAGTGGACAGCTTTTACAGATTCCGCTTTAAAAGATGGCTACGACCTACAATATTTAGAAAGTACAGGAGTCACCATTGTAAAAGAAGGAGGAAAACAGTTTGATCGTTTTAAAGGTCGTGTGATGTTTCCAATTCACAGTATGAGTGGTCGTGTGCTAGGTTTTGGAGGTAGAATTTTAACCAACGATAAAAAAGCAGCTAAATATTTAAATTCTCCAGAGAGTGAAATTTACCATAAGAGTAAAATCTTATATGGAATTTATCAGGCTAAAAAAACAATATCAAAAGAAGATAATTGTTATTTGGTAGAAGGGTATACTGATGTAATTTCTATGTATCAAAGTGGAATTACCAATGTGGTTGCCTCGTCTGGAACGGCATTAACTCCAGATCAAATTCGTTTGGTAAAAAGGTTAACCCCTAATATGACAGTTTTGTTTGATGGGGATGCTGCAGGTTTAAGAGCTTCTGTTCGTGGTATTGATTTAATTCTAGAGCAAGGAATGAATGTAAAGGTGGTTACTTTCCCTGATGGAGATGACCCAGATTCTTTTGCCAAGAAAAAAACAACAGCAGAATTAAAAGAATATTTAGAAAGTAATCAGCAAGATTTCATCAGTTTTAAAGTTTCTTTATTGATGGAAGAAGCTCAGAACGATCCTATTAAAAAAGCAGGATTGATTAGAGATATTGTAATGAGTATTTCTAAAATTCCAGATAGCATTAAACAAGAAGTTTATATCCAGGAATGTTCCAGAATGATGGATATTTCTGAAACAGTTTTGTTTAATGAACTAGCGCAAATGCTTGATAAAAAAGCTAGAGAGGTTGAAAGAAAACCTGCTTCTGCTCCAAGAATGAGAGTTGCTTCTTCATCAAACAAAGAAAAAACAGCGCAACAATCTCAATCAGGAAATGATATGCCTGATGATGCTGCTTTTAATGAAATGATGATGGCGCAAGAGGGGCAAAAACCTACATCATCAAACAAAAATATAAGCAATCAGCCAGCTACGCCTAAGGGTATTAATACTTTAGATTTATATGAGCGAGAAATCATTCAGATTTTATTGTTGTATGGAAATCACGAAGTAAATTTTATCGATTGGGTTGAAGATCATGATAAGCATGGTAAAGTTATCATGGTTAAAGAAGAATATACCAATACCGTTGCTCATGAATTGTATTTGCAGTTGCAAGATGATGAAATTGAATTTACCAATCCTTTGTTTTTAAGAATTTATAAAGAGATTAGTTATCAAATTAATCAAGAAGAAAAATTAGCTGTAGAGCGTTTAACGAGTCATGAAGATTCAGAAATTGCCAGTGAGGTTACTAATATTTTAATGGATGATGAGCGATATGTGCTAAGTGATTGGGCATCAAAAGAAATTGAAGTAGCCCAAAAAACAGATGTGTTGCAAAAATTGGTTCAAGATGCTATTTTAAACTTAAGAAGGGTTTTAATTGAGCTAAAAGTAAAAGAGCTAATGCAAGATGTTGCTGATGAAGAAAATAGAATTGAAGCTTTACAGGAAGTAATGAACTACACTCAGTTAAAGGCTTTATTGTTTGATAAATTGCACAGAGTGTTATAG
- a CDS encoding mechanosensitive ion channel domain-containing protein — translation MNPQFIFKEEILLSIVAIVLMMVVIFFVKNAIKKFSFVKAIDANRRKIIIVLSFTVIYIVFGAILAAVWGVDFNKLSIFISSILAVLGVAFVAQWSLLSNLTASVILFFNHPVRIGSRIRILDKDFDLTGEVKDITGFYFFIETDKGEMITFPNSLIMQKGIEILGNKKE, via the coding sequence ATGAATCCTCAATTTATATTTAAAGAAGAGATATTATTAAGTATTGTAGCCATTGTTTTAATGATGGTTGTTATCTTTTTTGTTAAAAATGCTATAAAAAAATTCAGCTTTGTAAAAGCGATAGATGCCAATAGACGAAAAATTATTATTGTTTTAAGTTTTACGGTTATTTATATTGTTTTTGGCGCTATTTTAGCCGCAGTTTGGGGAGTAGATTTTAACAAACTTTCTATATTTATTTCATCTATATTAGCTGTTTTAGGAGTTGCTTTTGTTGCCCAATGGTCATTATTATCTAACTTAACAGCTAGTGTTATTTTGTTTTTTAATCATCCCGTAAGAATAGGGAGTAGAATTAGAATTTTAGATAAAGATTTTGACTTAACAGGTGAAGTAAAAGATATTACAGGGTTTTATTTTTTTATTGAAACCGATAAAGGTGAAATGATTACATTTCCCAATTCTTTAATTATGCAAAAAGGCATTGAAATTTTAGGAAATAAAAAGGAATAG
- a CDS encoding glycosyltransferase has protein sequence MKTIVVSVTNDLVIDQRVHKVCTTLKEMGFNIHLIGRKLKNSLPIHRDYKTTRIKLLFNKGPLFYAEYNFRLFWLLLFTKKDVFLSNDLDTLLSNFLASKICNKPIVYDSHELYTEVPELIHRPTVQKIWLGIESFIFPKLKDVFVVSNSIANYYAKKYNIKVNVLKNVPCLGVENIEKPPNDILRFVKGKQAVIYQGAVNIGRGINLMIDAVLLLENTVLCIVGDGDISDEIINRVEREGLKDKIFFYGKVPSEILKKITPVFNLGFSLEEDLGLNYRYALPNKIFDYVNAEIPCLVSNLPEMKWVVEEYKIGEVINDRSADKIAIIIKEILNKKESYLLSIKKAKIDLNWEKESEVIKQVYSKFL, from the coding sequence TTGAAAACAATAGTTGTTTCTGTTACCAATGATTTAGTGATTGATCAACGTGTACATAAAGTTTGTACTACGTTGAAAGAGATGGGTTTTAATATTCATTTAATAGGTAGAAAATTAAAAAATAGTTTGCCTATTCATAGAGATTATAAAACCACTAGAATTAAACTTTTATTTAACAAAGGTCCTTTGTTTTATGCAGAGTACAATTTTAGATTATTTTGGTTATTGCTCTTTACTAAAAAAGATGTCTTTTTATCTAATGATTTAGATACTTTATTGTCTAATTTTTTAGCCTCTAAAATTTGCAACAAACCTATTGTTTATGATAGCCATGAATTATATACAGAGGTACCAGAATTAATTCATAGACCAACAGTTCAAAAAATTTGGTTAGGCATAGAATCCTTTATTTTTCCTAAGTTAAAAGATGTTTTTGTCGTAAGTAATTCAATTGCTAATTACTATGCTAAAAAATACAATATAAAAGTAAATGTTCTTAAGAATGTTCCTTGTTTAGGAGTTGAAAATATTGAGAAACCACCTAATGATATTTTAAGATTTGTTAAAGGAAAACAAGCTGTTATTTATCAAGGAGCTGTTAATATTGGTAGAGGAATTAACTTGATGATTGATGCTGTTTTGTTATTAGAAAACACAGTATTGTGTATTGTCGGAGATGGAGATATTTCCGATGAAATTATTAATAGAGTAGAAAGAGAGGGGCTAAAAGATAAAATTTTTTTTTATGGAAAGGTTCCGTCTGAAATCTTAAAAAAAATAACACCTGTTTTTAATTTAGGGTTTTCCTTGGAAGAGGATCTTGGGTTAAATTATAGATATGCGTTGCCAAATAAAATTTTTGATTATGTTAATGCAGAGATTCCATGTTTAGTATCTAATTTGCCTGAAATGAAATGGGTTGTAGAAGAGTATAAAATAGGTGAAGTAATAAATGATAGAAGTGCAGATAAAATAGCTATAATTATTAAAGAAATTTTAAATAAAAAAGAGAGTTACTTGTTGTCTATAAAAAAAGCTAAAATTGATTTAAATTGGGAAAAAGAGTCAGAAGTTATCAAACAGGTTTATAGCAAGTTTTTATGA
- a CDS encoding polysaccharide deacetylase family protein: MIIIYSDILSYRLVYTLNVMFKYVCGIDYQLTNNLEDFKKSINPKINYSTQSCDDSLQIIPSNLLFEKEIKEQEIQVDWIDEIPFFFKTNGDLSHDIFAATFYMVSRYEEYLSFKPDIHERFPAENSLAFKNDFLKKPVVNLWVIVLQNKLTKLFPKIVFPVKNTNFINTLDIDVAYSYKSKGLVRFWGGFAKAIFSRNKEEIKQRKTFLMSQKDPFDAYDFISDCSKNIKTHYFFLLGNRGAYDTNIHHAKKGLKKLILRLAREHEVGIHPSYQSNKNSDLLPVEIKRLEKVLEKKVTISRQHFLKMSFPSTYESLINQGITNDYTLGFASQVGFRAGICNVYPFYNLHREQQRPLWLVPFQVMDGTLNQYLELEPEQAIKEVKDLIVEVKKVNGLFVSLWHNSSLSETGIWKNWQKVYKEVVGLMKNSEL, encoded by the coding sequence ATGATTATCATTTATTCAGACATTCTTTCATATAGGCTAGTATACACTTTAAATGTAATGTTTAAATATGTGTGTGGAATAGATTATCAACTGACAAATAATCTTGAAGATTTTAAAAAATCCATCAACCCAAAAATAAATTACTCAACTCAAAGCTGCGATGATTCTTTGCAGATTATTCCCTCAAACTTATTGTTTGAAAAAGAAATTAAAGAACAAGAGATCCAAGTAGATTGGATTGATGAAATTCCTTTTTTCTTTAAAACCAATGGAGATTTATCACATGATATTTTTGCTGCTACTTTTTATATGGTGTCTAGGTACGAAGAGTATTTATCTTTTAAGCCAGATATTCACGAACGTTTTCCTGCGGAAAATAGCTTAGCATTTAAAAACGATTTTTTAAAAAAGCCAGTGGTTAATTTGTGGGTCATAGTATTGCAAAATAAACTGACCAAGTTGTTTCCAAAAATTGTTTTCCCTGTAAAAAACACAAACTTTATCAATACATTAGATATTGATGTAGCTTACTCCTATAAATCAAAAGGATTGGTTAGGTTTTGGGGAGGTTTTGCCAAAGCCATTTTTAGTAGAAATAAAGAAGAAATAAAACAGAGAAAGACTTTTTTAATGTCCCAAAAAGATCCTTTTGATGCTTATGATTTTATTTCGGATTGTTCTAAGAATATTAAAACCCATTACTTCTTTTTATTAGGGAATAGAGGAGCATATGACACCAATATTCATCATGCTAAAAAGGGATTAAAAAAATTGATCTTAAGATTGGCTAGAGAGCACGAAGTAGGAATACATCCCTCTTATCAGTCAAATAAAAATTCTGACTTACTCCCAGTTGAAATAAAAAGATTAGAGAAAGTTTTAGAAAAAAAAGTAACAATAAGCAGACAGCATTTTTTAAAAATGAGTTTTCCATCTACTTATGAGTCTTTAATCAATCAAGGAATTACTAATGATTATACCTTGGGGTTTGCTTCTCAAGTTGGGTTTAGGGCTGGTATTTGCAATGTGTATCCGTTTTATAATTTACATAGAGAGCAGCAAAGACCACTTTGGCTAGTGCCCTTTCAGGTAATGGATGGAACCTTAAATCAGTACTTAGAACTTGAACCGGAGCAAGCAATTAAAGAGGTAAAAGATTTAATTGTTGAGGTAAAAAAAGTAAATGGTTTGTTTGTTTCTCTTTGGCATAATTCTTCACTATCCGAAACAGGAATATGGAAAAACTGGCAAAAGGTTTACAAAGAAGTAGTAGGTTTGATGAAAAATTCTGAGCTTTAA
- a CDS encoding cell division ATP-binding protein FtsE, with protein MSQPVLYLKNANIFQDNILILKNLDFEINKGEFFYLIGKTGSGKSSLLKILYGDLPLIDGVGEVVDYDLPSLKEKQIPFLRRKIGIVFQDFKLLNDRTINENLLFVLKATGWKNKDEMQSKINEVLTKVGLQDKGYKMPFQLSGGEQQRIAIARALLNDPELIIADEPTGNLDPKTSMEVMALLNEIHKSGKTILMATHDYSLILKYPQRTFKVENGEVFEVVHQQ; from the coding sequence ATGTCTCAACCTGTTTTATATTTAAAAAACGCCAATATTTTTCAAGACAATATTTTAATTCTTAAGAATTTAGACTTTGAAATTAACAAAGGAGAATTCTTTTACTTGATTGGAAAAACAGGAAGCGGAAAAAGTAGTTTGTTAAAAATACTTTATGGTGATTTACCTCTTATTGATGGTGTTGGTGAAGTTGTAGATTATGATTTACCTAGTTTAAAAGAAAAACAAATTCCGTTTTTAAGACGTAAGATTGGAATTGTTTTTCAAGATTTTAAATTGCTTAACGATAGAACCATTAACGAAAATTTATTATTTGTTTTAAAAGCCACTGGTTGGAAAAACAAAGATGAAATGCAAAGCAAAATAAACGAAGTTTTAACCAAAGTAGGTTTACAAGACAAAGGTTACAAAATGCCTTTTCAACTTTCTGGTGGAGAACAGCAAAGAATTGCCATTGCCAGAGCATTGCTAAATGATCCTGAATTAATTATTGCCGATGAACCTACAGGAAATTTAGACCCTAAAACTTCTATGGAAGTGATGGCTTTATTAAACGAAATTCATAAAAGCGGAAAAACTATTTTAATGGCCACTCATGATTATTCTTTAATTTTAAAGTACCCACAACGTACTTTTAAAGTGGAAAATGGAGAAGTTTTTGAGGTTGTGCATCAACAGTAG